One Kitasatospora sp. NBC_01287 DNA window includes the following coding sequences:
- a CDS encoding transposase: protein MARPGPKARPEPQPRPEPFGLATDPFTMETSHEVAAMYLAPPERVLVLRVDADTMLRPKLREELRERSEEPLPASVEGLLASLGSTREQVLGTLHRRRRGVEFRRFLSQLERDLPESGELHLICDNYFTHKSPTVVNWLRAHPRVTMHFAPSEEAWLAHVERWFAYQAAREAFHGDKSSATALSQGITEWLTAVAELTEESDAATAHVWVKPQHD, encoded by the coding sequence ATGGCACGCCCCGGCCCCAAGGCCCGCCCCGAACCCCAACCGCGTCCCGAGCCGTTCGGCTTGGCCACCGACCCCTTCACCATGGAGACCTCGCACGAGGTCGCCGCGATGTACCTGGCGCCACCCGAGCGGGTACTGGTGCTGCGGGTGGACGCGGACACGATGCTCCGTCCCAAGCTCCGTGAGGAGCTGCGGGAGCGGAGCGAGGAGCCGCTGCCGGCGTCCGTCGAGGGGCTGCTCGCGAGCCTGGGGAGCACCCGTGAGCAGGTGCTCGGCACGCTGCACCGGCGGCGGCGCGGGGTGGAGTTCCGCCGCTTCCTGTCACAGCTGGAGCGGGATCTGCCGGAGAGCGGCGAGCTGCACCTGATCTGCGACAACTACTTCACCCACAAGTCCCCGACGGTGGTGAACTGGCTGCGCGCCCACCCGCGGGTGACGATGCACTTCGCGCCCAGCGAGGAAGCCTGGCTGGCTCATGTCGAGCGGTGGTTCGCCTACCAGGCGGCGCGCGAGGCGTTCCACGGGGACAAGTCGTCCGCGACCGCGCTCTCGCAGGGGATCACGGAGTGGCTGACGGCGGTGGCGGAGCTGACCGAGGAGAGCGACGCGGCGACCGCGCACGTCTGGGTCAAGCCGCAGCACGACTGA
- a CDS encoding DUF58 domain-containing protein, whose protein sequence is MALTGRTALLAALGSLVVGLLLPSWTGIAAVSGALLLGVLVDLLLAAPVRRLRLERAGDSSVRLGEPATITLTVVNPSGRSLRAGLRDAWPPSAFQPGTELAASRHTLRVPPGERRRITTELRPTRRGDHQAHRVTVRSHGPLGLAGRQGSRQVPWTLRALPPFTSRKHLPSRLARLRELDGRTSLLTRGQGTEFDSLREYLPGDDVRSIDWRASARRNTVAVRTWRPERDRHILIVLDTGRTSAGRVGDAPRLDAALDAALLLTALATKAGDRVDLLAHDLRPRGTVLGRSATDVLPAVTHAMALLEPALVETDLRALTATVLRLAPRRSLIVLLTGLDAGPAEDSLLPLLPQLTKRHQVVIAAVADPRLTELAAGRGTLPAVYGAAAAEQTRADRRAVADRLTRLGATVLDAPPTALPPALADAYLALKAAGLL, encoded by the coding sequence GTGGCCCTCACCGGCCGTACCGCCCTCCTCGCCGCCCTCGGCAGCCTGGTGGTCGGGCTCCTGCTGCCCTCGTGGACCGGGATCGCTGCCGTCAGCGGCGCCCTGCTGCTCGGGGTCCTGGTCGACCTGCTGCTCGCCGCCCCCGTCCGCCGCCTGCGGCTGGAACGCGCGGGCGACAGCTCGGTGCGCCTCGGCGAGCCCGCCACCATCACGCTGACCGTCGTCAATCCGTCCGGCCGGTCGCTGCGGGCCGGACTGCGGGACGCCTGGCCACCCTCCGCCTTCCAGCCGGGCACCGAGCTGGCGGCCTCCCGGCACACCCTGCGCGTGCCACCCGGCGAACGCCGCAGGATCACCACCGAACTGCGCCCCACCCGGCGCGGTGACCACCAGGCCCACCGGGTGACGGTCCGCTCGCACGGCCCGCTCGGCCTGGCGGGGCGTCAGGGCTCGCGCCAGGTCCCGTGGACCCTGCGCGCGCTGCCGCCCTTCACCAGCCGCAAGCACCTGCCCTCGCGGCTGGCCCGGCTGCGCGAACTGGACGGCCGTACCTCGCTACTGACCCGCGGCCAGGGCACCGAGTTCGACAGCCTGCGCGAGTACCTGCCGGGCGACGACGTGCGCTCGATCGACTGGCGGGCCAGCGCGCGCCGCAACACGGTCGCCGTGCGCACCTGGCGGCCCGAGCGCGACCGGCACATCCTGATCGTGCTCGACACCGGCCGCACCTCGGCCGGCCGGGTCGGCGACGCCCCTCGGCTGGACGCCGCCCTGGACGCGGCGCTGCTGCTCACCGCGCTGGCCACCAAGGCCGGCGACCGCGTGGACCTGCTCGCCCACGACCTGCGACCGCGCGGCACGGTGCTGGGCCGATCCGCCACCGACGTACTGCCCGCCGTCACCCACGCGATGGCTCTGCTGGAACCGGCCCTGGTCGAGACCGACCTGCGGGCGCTCACCGCGACAGTCCTGCGGCTCGCCCCGCGCCGCTCACTGATCGTCCTGCTCACCGGCCTGGACGCCGGTCCCGCCGAGGACAGCCTGCTGCCACTGCTGCCCCAACTCACCAAGCGGCACCAGGTGGTGATCGCCGCCGTGGCCGATCCGCGGCTGACCGAGCTGGCCGCGGGCCGCGGCACCCTGCCCGCCGTCTACGGCGCGGCGGCCGCCGAGCAGACCCGGGCCGACCGCCGCGCGGTCGCCGACCGGCTCACCCGGCTCGGTGCCACCGTCCTCGACGCCCCGCCGACCGCGCTGCCTCCGGCACTCGCCGACGCCTACCTGGCCCTGAAGGCGGCCGGGCTGCTCTAG
- a CDS encoding MoxR family ATPase yields MGALRAEIGKAVVGQDAAVTGLVVALLCGGHVLLEGVPGVAKTLLVRTLSTALSLGTKRIQFTPDLMPGDVTGSLVYDARTAEFSFQPGPVFTNLLLADEINRTPPKTQASLLEAMEEHQVTVDGEPRALPEPFLVAATQNPLEYEGTYPLPEAQLDRFLLKLVLPLPDREQEFQVLSRHAAGFDPRDLHAAGVRPVAGPADLAAARAAIARLTVSPEVLAYIVDLCRATRQSPSLSLGVSPRGATALLNTSRAWAWLAGRDYVTPDDVKALALPTLRHRVQLRAEAEMEGVTADTVIQAVLAQTPAPR; encoded by the coding sequence CTGGGCGCCCTGCGCGCCGAGATCGGCAAGGCCGTGGTCGGCCAGGACGCCGCCGTCACCGGACTGGTGGTCGCGCTGCTCTGCGGCGGCCACGTACTGCTCGAAGGCGTCCCCGGCGTGGCGAAGACACTGCTGGTCCGCACGCTGTCGACCGCGCTCAGCCTGGGGACCAAGCGGATCCAGTTCACCCCCGACCTGATGCCCGGCGATGTCACCGGCTCGCTGGTCTACGACGCCCGCACCGCCGAGTTCTCCTTCCAGCCCGGTCCGGTCTTCACCAACCTGCTGCTGGCCGACGAGATCAACCGCACCCCGCCCAAGACCCAGGCCTCGCTGCTGGAGGCGATGGAGGAGCACCAGGTCACGGTCGACGGCGAGCCGCGCGCGCTGCCCGAGCCGTTCCTCGTCGCCGCGACCCAGAACCCGCTGGAGTACGAGGGCACCTACCCGCTGCCCGAGGCCCAGCTCGACCGCTTCCTGCTGAAGCTGGTGCTGCCGCTGCCCGACCGCGAGCAGGAGTTCCAGGTCCTCAGCCGGCACGCCGCCGGGTTCGACCCGCGCGACCTGCACGCGGCCGGGGTGCGCCCGGTGGCCGGCCCCGCCGACCTGGCCGCCGCCCGCGCCGCGATCGCCCGGCTCACCGTCTCCCCCGAGGTGCTCGCCTACATCGTCGACCTCTGCCGGGCCACCCGGCAGTCGCCCTCGCTCTCGCTGGGCGTCTCCCCGCGAGGCGCGACCGCCCTGCTCAACACCTCCCGGGCCTGGGCCTGGCTGGCCGGACGCGACTACGTCACCCCGGACGACGTGAAGGCGCTGGCCCTGCCGACCCTGCGGCACCGGGTCCAGCTGCGTGCCGAGGCCGAGATGGAGGGGGTCACCGCCGACACGGTCATCCAGGCCGTACTCGCCCAGACGCCGGCTCCCCGCTGA